The genomic window CGGAGAGTGTCAAGCTCTCAGTTGGGGCTGGTCCGTTCGACGATGCGACCGCTGCGTCGATTCATATGTCTAACGAGGGTGGCAGAAGAGCCATTAAGTGAATTTGACACTGTTCGTCTTGTGTCGCGATAGCCATTTTTCAATTGGAGATTTTCCGAAATTAAACCGCCTGCCCGCAATTTCTATCCTAGGGTCCGCAGTCCTTCGGTGTTCTTGATTTAAAAAAAAATTGAGGGAGCGAAGTGAATGAAACTGTTTGCCAGTGATTTATTGTCTGGGATGGCTGAACTTCCTGCGAAGAGTGGTGGTTGGGGGACGCTGTTGAATGCCTCCGACGAGGCGCTGCGCCTCAAGCCAGCCTCCGTGAAGGCCATTCAATCCATCAACGATTCGTTTGTGGTCTTCTCGTTGACCAACTCAGCCTCCACCCGCGGATTCGCGTTCGTTCTGGGTTTGGTGATCGGATGCGCAGGCATTAGCATGGTTCTTGCCGACGTCGTGTTAGGCGGGGTGCTTTCTCGGGAGGATTTCTGGCCTCAGCTTGCTGGTGTATACGCGATCCTTCTCCTGATTTCCGGGGTGTTCTTCGCTTGGTCCGTTACGTCCGTCAGGCGCACTCTTTCGCCCCCGGTCGTGCTGAGCAGAAGGCTAAGAAAGTTCTATTGTTGGATGGGCCCTAAGGAAGGATGGGTCGCTCTTGAGTACGACAAAGTGCAACCTGTCTCGATGGTCTCACGAAGCTATAGCCTGGCCGGTGCTGCTACCGGATATGTGCTTGCAGTAGTCGATATGGATGACTGCAGCCGGTCTATCCGATCATATGTGCCGCTGGTGCAACCGCATCGCGATTATCGAGCGCCGGAGATGGTCTGGGAGTTCATTCGCACCTATATGGATGGTGATCCGGAGGATCTGCCGGCGGCAGACCCAATGCCGCCGACCGACGATGCCCGCGCGGTTTTCGCATTGTTGGACAGGAGGCTATTTGGTGATTTGATTGATGATCGACATCGGGTCAAGCCAGGTGTGTTCCCGATGATCTATGTCCATGTGGTTGGCGCGCTCATGTACTGGTTCGAACGAGCGGGTTTCTGGATTTCCCGGGTTGCTGCAAAGCCCGTCTGGCCGCAGGATATCCGGGATGAAATGTCTGCTCCGAGTGTGGGTAGTTCGTTTCGTGTGCGAGATCTCACGGACGCCGAGTGCCTCGCATATGCCGGCAGGCTCGGATATTTGAACCGCCGTTGGCTCGTGCTTGGCGCGATTTGTACGGTAATTTTGTTTATGATGTTTGCAGTGATCGGAGTGCCGCCCTGGTTTTCTGAATTGAATCGCGGGTAGGCAGTGCTTCATTGGTGATCGGCGACCGGCGGATGATTATCAAGATTGGCGCGGAATAGTTTTGTATCGATGGCTATGAACATTAAATCTATATGCCGGAAGCAAGTGTGTGTTCAATTGGGGTAGGTTGATATGCTGACAGGTTGGCATCCAAAGTTGGAGCTTGAGAGAGGGCTCGCTAATCTCGAAAAGACAGAGCGGCTTGCTCTGGGTGTGAGGGGGGATTTGCATCCAGATGATTCCACTTCACTGGTATCGCTTAACTCAACTTATGCGGAGTTCGTAGATCGAACTTTTTCAATGAAGGGCTTTATACCTACGTTAGTGACAGGCACTTTTAGTTTTCTCTGCGTAGTTATCGCTATTTACGCTGTCGTTTCAGTCTTTCCGGCGAGTCCGACATGGGCTGATTTTTTGGCTATATTTTTATTTATACTATTAATGGGCGGTTTGGTGCTTTTTTTGGAACTTGGTGTTGAAGTACGATTTCTTTGCATATCGATACTATCCTGTTAGATTCAATAGATTGACAAGAAAAATTCATATTTTCAGGAATAACGGCGCCACCGGTGAGGTTGTTGTTCCGTGGGGAAGCAATCGCCTGTTCTTCTTTGTGGGATGGGGAACCCAGAACAAAAGTCTGTGCGACCTTCGTTGCCATATTTTAAATAGGAATGGGATCATCACGGATACGTGTACCGTAGGTACTTTTACTGATGACCCTATGCGAGTGCGCGGGCGGTGGGAATTCATCAACAGGTACATGGAAGGCGGGCCCGATCATGCTGTTTCTCACGAATCGGATAGGGTGATTACTCTGTCGATGAAGAACAGCTTCAAAAACTCCTATCGCTGGACATGTTTCTTGCTCGGTCGGTCGCTATTTCCTTTGAGGTATATTCTGTTTCCTTGGTATGGGGTTCTGGCACTGACTCGTTGGTTGGTTATGGCGACATGCGTGGCGCCGCGCTTTTCCCCCGTTACTATTGCGGAAAGTCGGTTCGATCCAGATGATAAGGGGCGCTGGGAAGAACCTGACTATATCGACCAGTTTGGTGAACGACCGGATGTGGTGGCACGAATGAGAGAGCTTCATCGTGAGCGGCAGCGCAGGTCCGGAGCTCCCGACCATCAGTAAGAGGTATCGGGTTCTTTCTTGTCTTGGTCGGGCTCGACAAACCAATCTGCTACCCGAATGATGCACCCAGGAACGAACTACTGCGTGACATGGCTATCCGGCAAAGACTTCGACTAGACACCGGTCCAGAGTTCATCGTTTTGGCGTTGGCGGAGTGGGCTGAGCGCAAGAACATCGCACTGATTTTATTGAGCCAGGACGGCCGATGCATAGCCGTTTCATCGAACGCTTCAATGGCAGGGGCTGTCGGCACGTTTTGGATATGCACGGCTTCCGCAATTTCCGAGAAGTAGGTGAATCGGCAAAACAGTGGTTGGTCGACTACAACACCGAGATGCCTCATGAAGGTCTTCGCGGGCCGACGCACGCTGAGTTCCGTCAGCACCGCGGATCGGAAACCTCTAAATCAGCCTGGCATCGAGCCGCGGGTAGTTGGCAATACCTAACGTCTAGTTATCCAGCGATACACATCTAAACGTATTCGAACTGTTCTGATTCACGGGGATTGTTGAATTTTCGTCGAGCGCCGATTGTTGAGATGGCGGAGAAGGCTTGGAATGGAAGCGTGTAATTGTCATTGAAACTATGGCTAGTGTGTCCCCGCCACGGCTTGAATGACTACGCTGGACTCTTTCGGACCCCGATGCGGGTCCGGTAGGATTGATGGCTTTCGAAGGCTCATAGTTCTGGGAGTACCAATCTCCTACCCACTCGAACCCATGGTCTATCAGGTCATACAAGCCCAAAGGAGTTGCGGGGAACAAACCTATCGAGGAGGAATCGCCTGTTGAGTTATGCTGGCTGCTAAATTCGGCATAGTGAGCGAAATTCGCAACATTTCGCCCGTTTTCAACGACCCCTGTGTCGGTCGGTCATACAATCATCTTTCCGCGATTTCTTGCAGCATATTCCCATTGCGCTTCGGTGGGTAAGTCCATGGGTATTCTTACTTGTTGCCCGATCCACTGGCAATAATTATTCGCTCCTTGCCAATCTACGCCTGCTGCAATATTTGGTAGGGTGCGGTAAGGGCGATCCATTTCTTGCTGGGCAATTTTTTCCCTTCCGGTTGCTTCGGTAAAAACATCGAAGTCTTCATAGGTAACTTTATAAGCTCCTAGTGAGTAGTCACTCAGAGTAACTTCGTGAAGCACGTCGTCGTTTTGATCGCCTGAATAGGGCATGCTTGCGCGGGGGTCAATGGGTCCAAAGTCTCCCATCATGAACGTCCCGCCTTTGATGCTGACCAAGTCCCTTAAGGTTTTAGCTTTAAGAGCTTCAACTTTCCTTTGAATTTCGGCTGGGCTGGATTTGGCTGCTGTCTCTGCGGGTTGCGCATGGCAGTCGGTAGCGAAACTCATCGAGATCAACGCATTGCACAGTAGGAGCGCAGTTTTTATTTTCATGAAAGCGTCGAGCGTTCCCGTCGAAAACTAGGGGCTACCAGCTGGTTGATAGCGGTGCTGTTGAGGCGCCCAAGCCGTTTTCAGTTATGAAGTCGACGGTCTATATGTGCCGGTGGGCATTTACCTCCTGGCTGTTTGACCTTGGCGACTTTTGGATGCAGTGAAGTACTTGGGAGCTAGTGGGCTCGGCAACTTACAGCTTCAATGAGCCCAGCATCAATTACGCTGCAGCGCTTGGTAAGCGTGGTGCCGAGCTCAAAGCTCATCACATCGCCGGGCAAGCCGGATCCTTGCCGCTGAGCCCCGCGCAGATCTTCGCGCGGCACTCCAGGCCCTTGGTCGTGTTTGCACCGGGGCAGGCACGCAGCTGCGTCTGGATGGTGGATTCGGTGGAGGCGGTCTTGCGCGTTGCTACCTGCTCGAACGCAGTGCGTTCGTCGTCCGCGCGCCGCTTGTCGTCGGCTTCGATCTTGGCGATCAGATCATCCATCGTCTGAGGCTGCGGTGCCGCTGCAGCTTTCTTCTTCTTGCTTTCCTCTTCCTTGATGATGCCCAGCAATGTGCCCAACAGGTTCTCGTCCTGGCTTCGGCCTGTTGCTGCAGGGCGCGCCGATGCGGTTGCGCGTTGCGCACGTGCATCTCTTGCCGTAGCGACAGGCGCAGGAGCGGCATTGGCCGCGGTAGATGCCTGCGGTGCCGCTGCGGCATTGCGGCTCTTGGCGTCGGCGGTTTCCGGTGCGTCCACAATCATCGCAGCGCCGTCGTTGGGGGCTGCTGATGGTGCATCTGGGTGGCCTGTAGCACTTCCAGACGAATCTGGATTTGCATCCGGGTTCAATGAGTACTCCGCGCTATCCTGCGATGCACTGCTTGAGAGCCACCACAGCGTTGCTGTCGTGAATGCCAGTAGAAGTGCGCAGCATGCGCCAGCCCATAGCCAGACGCGCCGGCTGTGAACTGGCCGGTCTTTGGTGGCGCGCGATGATGCGGCAACCTGTCGACCTTCCATGTCTGCGAGAATGCGGCCCGTGTTCGGTGCCGGGCCGTTGTTCTGCGCTCCCCCTGAGAGCAGACTCGGCCGATTGATTCCGCCATTATTCAAGTGCTTCCAGCCCTTGGTTTGAGTCGGCTAGTGCCGAAACGAATACGCGCATTTGTAGAGTAAGCCTTTCGATGCGTCAACCAGCTTGGTCGTCATGGAGGACCGGTGACTGTAATTCTCGTTGTAGCCATTGTACTGTTGCTGCTGGTCGCGTTGCTCTGTTGGGGGTTGTTGTTTCCCGAGTCCCTGGGTCCAGTGTTTACGCGCTTGCAGGCGCGTTGGACCGCGGCGCGGCAGCGCGCAGGGCGAGCGGGCGACCGCGCGGGGCAGGGCGCTGCACGCGTGCGCAGTGGGGTTCGTGAAGAAGTTGTGAGTGTGCGTACTTCGCTGCGCCGTCACTGGCCTGTGCTGGCGATCGCGGTAGCCTTGCTGAGCATTCCTCCATTGGTGATTTTGATGTCGCGGCAGACCGTGGTGCTGTCTGATTTCCGTGGTGATGATCTTGCCGAGTCCGGTTCGATGGTTGCCCAATTGTTGCGCGGTGAGCGTTTGACGCCGCCGCCTGCGCCGCCGCCGGAAGTGTTCACCACCACCGAGATACGCCGCCTGCGTCCAGAAATAGTTACAGCTGATCGCAAATGGAATCAGATTGATCCGGATCTGCAGCAACGCGTTCTGGCTATCTACGAAGTGATGCGTCGCCAGTATGGTTACGAGATGGTGTTGATCGAAGGCTATCGAAGCCCGGAGCGCCAGGCGGAGTTGATGGCGGGCGGCAAGGCTACCCGTGCAGGTGCCTGGCAGAGCTGCCATCAATACGGGTTGGGCGTGGATAGCGCGCCAATTCGTGACGGGCGTCTGCAATGGGACATGGAAGATCCGTGGACCCGGCGTGGCTATTTTCTCTATGGCGAACTTGCTGAACAGGCGGGGCTGGATTGGGGCGGCAATTGGCGCAGCCTGAAGGACTACGTGCATGTTGAAGTGACGGATCGCTGCAGGGCAGCACGCAACGCAAAGCGTGATGAACTGCGCCGGCAAGGCTTATAAGCGCCGACAAGTGCTGGTATCGTAAGCCGGTGATGACTCGGGTCGCCGTTGGACAGGGGCGATGGAAAGGCCGGGTCACGGCGAATCAAGGAGCGTGATGCATGGCACGACCGTTTATCGTTGTCGGCGACAAGTTGAGTCATGGCGGTAGCGTGGTGTCTGGCACTGGCCAGACCGACGTCAATGGCAAAGCAGTTTCCCGCATTGGGGACCGCGCAATCTGTGCGGTGCACGGGGCAACTTCAATCATCAGTGGTGACGCTACCGTCGTGATCGATGGGCAGCCGGTTGCACGTGACGGAGATCGCACTGCGTGTGGTGCCACATTGATGGCAACACAGAGCAGCACTGGGTTGGGCTGATTGCGACACGCAGTACAGGAGCAGGCATGGAGCACGGCGACTGATGGCAGGATGGTTGAAGAACGCGGGGAGCGTAGTGATGGTTTTTGTCGCCACCTGGGCGGCGGCCATCATGTACTGGCGTAGCAGTGGTACTACCCCTAGCGGCATGCAGATGCTGGCCTATCTTGGCGTATTGCCGGTGGGCCTGAGTGGCGCAGGCTATATGCTGCGCAGCGCGCTTGCGCGCGGCGTGGACAAGGCGGTTGAAGCTGGGGCAGAGAGTGGCGAAGCGAAGCCCTCCGCAGCGGTGGCACCGCTCGGCGAGGCTGCGCCTTCGGTGTCTATAAGCGCAGCGGCCGTACACCTGGGTGCAACGGCGAGCGCCGATGCGCTTTTGGCGGTTGCGTCTGCGCCGCCACGGCCGCAGCTGGATAGTCGTTTCCGCGACGCCAACAATCTTCCGATACGCGTCAGCGCCGTTGCCGAGCTTGATGAATGGACGGTGCTGTCCGAGCGCGAAGGCGATATCGATACCGCGGCTCATGAGCGGCGGGCGATGGCGTTGTTGCAGCCTGTGCTGGAGCAATTGCTGGATGCCGCCTATGCAGTGATGCCGACGGTGGTTGCTGGCGAAGAAGTCGTTGTGGCCGGCCTTCGTCGGCGCGAGGAAGAACGGGTTGAGAATATTCTCAGTGTCGAGCTGATCATTTCGCCGCAGTGGTCGGACGGTTTGCGTCACTGGGCGCGGGCGTGGCTGCAGGAGCAGGCGGTGCAGGCCGGCCTGGATGCGCGCAGGTTTGATGTGCGCGTGAGCGTATTTGAACGCCCAGGTGATGTATGGGCGCATCTGCAGCGTGTTGTTGATGCTTTGAGCTCCGGCTCGCCGCGCTGGCACCTGCTGGTTTCCTGTTATTCGTCCATCGACGCCGCGGTCATCAACGCGTGGATGGCACGCGGCTTGTTGGCAAGTGCACAGCAGGCCGATGGCTACGTACCCGGCGAAGGCGCCGCGGGCGTGCTGTTGTGCAGCCGCACGCTTGCAGGTGAAGGCGCCGGGCGTTTGTGGCGGCCGCAGCTTGAGCGGCTGGACGCTGCCTATGGCAGCCGCCCGGCCGAAGTCCGTCGCCAACTCGCAACCGCAGCCCAGCAGTGGTTGCAGCCGCTGCTCGCGGATGCTTCGCGGGTGCAGTTCGTGCTGCATGACACCGATCAGCGGCCAGAGTCCATCGTCGATACCGCGGCGGTAACCGCTGCGATCAATCCGGATCTGGACTTCAGTTCACAAAGCCTTGCTCTGGCGTTGTGTTCTGGTGAGTTGGGCCCGGTGTTGCCGGTCGCCCAGCTCGCATTGGCGTATGCGCAATTGCAGCGGCAGTCCGAGCCGGTGCTGTTGCTGGGTGTTGCCGATGCGCAACAACGTCTGTTTGGCCTCGTAGAACCGCTTCCTTCCCCGACCTTGGTGGCTGAAATGCCAGCAGTCAACTAAACCCTGGATTCCTGCATGAGTTTGAGCAATTTCAGCTACTACCTGCGCGACTATCGCCTATGGATGGTGATCGGTCTTATCGGCGCCGCTGGGCTGGCCAAGTATGGCGAGGCGGAGGCCAGGCAGATCGGCATCTGGGCGGCAATCGTACTGGCGGCGTTGTTGCTGGTTGCGTTGATCGTCTGGATCATAAAGCGGATCATGGCGCGGCGGGCAGCACGGCGCGTCGAGGCGATGGTGCAGGGCGAAGCGGACAAGGCCGTGGCCAATGCGCAGCCCTCGCAACGTGCCGATACTGAGGCTTTGCGCAAGCGCATGCTGGATGCGGTGAAGCAGATCAAGTCGTCGCGGATGGGCATGCTCAAGGGCAATGCCGCGCTGTACGAGTTGCCGTGGTACGTGATCATCGGCAACCCTGCCGCAGGCAAGAGCACGGCCATCCTCAACTCGGGCCTGCAGTTCCCGTTCGAGGACAATCGCAGTAACGTCATCCAGGGCATTGGCGGCACCCGCAACTGCGATTGGTATTTCACTACCAATGGCATCGTGCTGGATACGGCCGGTCGCTATTCGGTAAGCACCGAAGACCGCATGGAATGGCTCACCTTCCTCGGCTTGCTGAAGAAGAACCGGCCACGTGCACCCATCAACGGTGTGATCATCGCG from Stenotrophomonas nitritireducens includes these protein-coding regions:
- a CDS encoding M15 family metallopeptidase, translated to MTVILVVAIVLLLLVALLCWGLLFPESLGPVFTRLQARWTAARQRAGRAGDRAGQGAARVRSGVREEVVSVRTSLRRHWPVLAIAVALLSIPPLVILMSRQTVVLSDFRGDDLAESGSMVAQLLRGERLTPPPAPPPEVFTTTEIRRLRPEIVTADRKWNQIDPDLQQRVLAIYEVMRRQYGYEMVLIEGYRSPERQAELMAGGKATRAGAWQSCHQYGLGVDSAPIRDGRLQWDMEDPWTRRGYFLYGELAEQAGLDWGGNWRSLKDYVHVEVTDRCRAARNAKRDELRRQGL
- a CDS encoding PAAR domain-containing protein encodes the protein MARPFIVVGDKLSHGGSVVSGTGQTDVNGKAVSRIGDRAICAVHGATSIISGDATVVIDGQPVARDGDRTACGATLMATQSSTGLG